Part of the Triticum aestivum cultivar Chinese Spring chromosome 4D, IWGSC CS RefSeq v2.1, whole genome shotgun sequence genome is shown below.
ATCTGGCGAAGATGCAACTAAGGATTGATGTAGTGAGACTTTGACACGAATAAATAAGGAAACCAATGGAGGTCAAAGTAAATTAGAGTTCTCGGGGATGAATCACTCATCTTTTCAAACGGATTAAATACATTACTATCATTGTTCCACTCCTATCAATGTTTTGAAAAATAGATTGTAGACCATCAGGGACATGACTCCTCTCCACAGTGTACAAAACTTGCTACCCAAATTTACACACAAGTATGTTGCCGTTCGGAGGAGCTTGCCTCTGCGTGGTCAGCCGGTGCGGCGATCCGGGGTAAGCCCATGGATCGGACCTGGCTGTTCCGTCTGATCCTTCCGGCCGTTCGGGACACCGGCGGTTGGGCTCGCCCGAAGATGCCTGATCTGGATCGGGACGCCTTGTAGCCTTCGTCCCCTGCTAGGTGTGCTTCTCAGTACGGATCTGGGTCGCAAGACTTGCCGATCCTCGATGCGGACGGAGCTGGAGGTGGGGATTCAGATCGGGAGAAATCCCTAGTCGACCTttcggccgcggcggaggcgaTGCCCGAGGGCGCCGCTTTGTTCTCCATGGAGACGCTCGTCAGATCTGCCTCTACTTCCACCGCGTCATTTGTCTCCCGGGTGAAAGCCCTAACTGCGGTGGGTGGCGACGGCGCCTTCAgcgccgttcccttcttgaaggcgccgccttgggagCTGTGTGACTATGGACACCGTTGGGTGGGCATTGGCGGTGATCTGGATTAGgaggtggagcggtgtttcatcaTATGCATCGACGCCGACGGATCTCGGCAGCGTGGCGCAGTGGAGTCCCGGCGTCCGATGCGGGTTGGCGGACTCACGCAGGAAGACGACGCTAtctggcgtcgatggcagagaggcatGGCAAGGTTTGTCCATCAGTTCTGCTCTGAGGATGGATCGATGGAagatggaggtgacggcccttgcagcgtgtggtgctcactgggagtgtgccggaccggtgtgtgacccagTCTAGGTAGTGTCTTgggcatccggctttagatgttaggttttGATGCAATGTTTGTTTGGTATTAGGCACGGACATTCGACACAtcttcatcaaggggataggagtagcaacaggcATTGCCAAGATGGTTgcttcaggcttattgatgtatcaccttgtatggtctttgtgaataattaataaattggttgcatgcatcgtccagatgcagaggacgggggtacatcctccttttctaaaaaaaagtatGTTGTCGATCAGATTCATGATTTATCCCCGTCTCTATCAATACTAACACGTGATTGAGGGTTTTCGTGTGGCGGGAACTCGCAGGGGCACGCAGCTGCTTAGTCGTGTTGGCTGCCCGATTTCCTCACGATCCGCAAATTTATTGGATCTTGCGCGTGGGCATAATAAGTTTAAAAAGTTTTAGTTTCTAAAACTTGTCGGTCGCTCGTACCAAGTTTCAAAAGTTGAAACTTAACGAAGTTTTAAAAACTCGTCAAAACGTATTCAAAATGGATCTCATTTGAAAGTCCTGGTTACCAGAAATATGAATATGCAAATGAAATTTAATTTGGACTTTAGTTCAAAAGATATGAAAAAATGAAAATCGAAAGCCAAAAGAAAATGGGGGATGCATGCCTCCGCCCCTGCATGCTACAAATCCCTAGCCTTGTGGGGCGTGTGAAAGCGTGGTTCATGGGTGATGCTGGTGATGTGAACGTCTTTAATTTGTACCATGAGCGGTAATGCTTAGGAGCCGCTTTGAGTTACATGTACGCATGAACCCTCACCTTTTTAGGGCATCTTCAGTAATTTGTATGTAAGTATGTCTCTATAGTCAACCACGTCATCAATCAACACTATTACATGCATCGATTCCAATAAGTTGAATGTGACACTAGTCTAtaattatatatttttattttctctctCATTTGTTCTTTGCCTCTCTCTTTGTTTATTGGCTTGCAGACTATGTCATAAAGTTTTACCAATAATGAACCATCTCTCCTAAATATTAGTCCTCTATGTAAGAATTAGGTGATGTGGCAAGAGCTAACCAACGACGACATATCATTGTTTGAGATGCCCTAGTGTCCCAGTGTAGGTTGCATCTGGTGAAGATGCAACTAAGGATTGATGTAGTGAAACTTTGACACTATTAAGTAAGGAAACAAATTGAGGTCAGAGTAAACTAGAGTTCTCAGGGATGAATCACCCATCTTTTCAAACTGATTAAGTACAGTGCTGTCACTCTGTTCCACTCCAATCAGTGTTCAGAAAAATAGATTGTAGAGGATCTTCACAGATACTTGTGATCATTCAGTTAATGTTAACCAAGTCTCGTTATGCTGTTGGGTTAGGAAGATACGAATATCCCTCAGCATGGTATCCGTCTTATTCCAATCAACCATATATTTCTGTAATTCAATCATATTCCAAATCATGTGATGTAAGCTTGCTTGTGTTTTTCCCATTCGCTGGGAGCTTCTCTAAGGCAGTTAGTTCAATTTTGTTAATTACATTTGTGAGTAAACAACTGCACTAACTTACATCTTCCTGTGCTGAAGATAGTGACGCAAGCTGGCGTGATCATTTCGCTCAACTATTATCTCACTCTCACAACCTCTTTGCTCCCTGAACTAAAAATATGTCTTGACATTCTCAAAGGGAAGAAGTAAGATAATACTCAGAATGAGGCGGGGTCGTCCCATGCATCAGCAAAGATGCGCTTAATTAACTAAAATATGTGGAGCGGGAAACGTTAAATTAAACAGATGCAGTAGTCATACGTACTTCCATTTGAACTATCGGAgaaacaagtttatgcaattattATGGTCTCAGATAACAATGATTAACACCTTTCACATTATGATACATCAGACAACGACGCTTACGCCGATGTGCTGTGTGACTGATTAGCCAAATTACAAAGGACTCTTGTAGACTGTATGCTCCGCCGCGTGTCTAGCAACTGAGTTTGATTGAGTTCGTCAGCATGCTTTAACTAATAAAAATATGGGGACGACTGGCATTAAGCATGCAGCGATGACAATTTGGTACACATGTACACACTTGACTTGAGCATAGTTTTCTAATGCAATGTTAATGTGTTGTGTTTGTATTCCACATACAAAATATTGTTTGCCCCTGTTGTATTTTTTTCGGGTAAAATGCCAACTTTACTACCGCATCGAgatgaataaaataaataaaggccAACCGCTACAAACAACATGATAATACACCCTAGGGGCAGACAGTGGTCCCCTTGTTGTATTTGTAAAACCCGACCCACCTAAATGGCGGTCTACCGAGTAATATATTTAGGTGGGGGAACTCCTCCCCCCCTCCGCCCGTGGTGATTCCTGCAGAACTGGTATAGAAGTGTCGGGTTTAGCTGAACCCAACGAAGTGCTGGGTTCTGAGGCAGAGCAGTGGGCTGTTGCAAGTTCAGGGTGTTTCTTCTTCCAGTAGTTTGTTTTTTAGTTGATGTCTAGGTCGTGTTCAGggcatcgcccccccccccccccccccccccctcccctgtaGTTTTGATGTTTCAGGTCATTTTCATGGTCCGTTTCCTTTTCCTCTCTAATATGTAGTGTTCTTGTAAGCTTTTTGGACTGCTTCTGGGCTTGTAAACCTTCACTCCTCTCACTTTAATATTGCACATGCGGGCGTCATGCATGGTTCAAAAAACCCTAAGCCCATCAAATGCCTGCTGAGTTAGTCTCTAACATTGACAATTACCGAAAGAATTCACGGATAACCAACGGAGCTGAACCTAATGGGCTTCTACTCTAGCTTCACCCTTGTTCTTAGCTTACTGGCGCAACCGCACATTCCACTACTAATAGGAGGAAGGGACAATGACTAACACTCCTTTGAGAAGTGATCATGTGAATATGGATCGCAAGTCCTAATCCATGTTGTCACCGGAAGACAAAGACATAACCAGGCGGAAGTTCCCACCTATGCAAAGACATTCGCTCCGATGAGGTCGTGACGATCCAAAACTCAGCATGATACCTCCTGAGCCATGTGTCATCTGTGTGTCGAGCTTGTATGTTTGGGTTGTGTACATCTTATTATGCATATAGCCCGCAAGTTGGGGATCTTGTTGATTCAATGTAATTATGTTAGAGAAACAACAGGCTAATCAAACGACGAAGAACGAAATCAACATAGGAAACACGAGATTCTAATGTGGAAAGCCCCTCCAACATGAAGGGGGAAAACCACGGACGCCAACCAACAAATCTTCACTATATCGGGGACGGTTACAAACATCGAGGATTTACAACTGATCAACGTATCTCGTGCGGTGGTTTACAAAGATATATATAACACAGGTGACCTCGGTCAATACCGCTACGCCCCGCTTCGGCCCAAGCCTACTGGCGACAAGCCTCACTCCGCTCGCTCGTCAAAAGTTAGcatgtatcttcatgcttcaatttGGATCACAACATAACAAATTATATAAGCATTTCGGAGGATTCCAATTTTCTGACATGGCTTATTCAGTCTGTAGGATTGGAAACCATATCATTTTTCTTATGATTTACATTACATGCAATGCCAAAGGATAAATCCCCCCATCCGGTCTAAACAAATGGCAGATTTCTCTACTTCCTTTGACAACTATGATGGCATGCCCTTAGTCATTTAGAAAAGGTCTAGTGTTTTGCATTGGTGCCCAAACAAATTTAGTTAAACATTATTGTGTTCTCATTTTTCTAGGATTCAATAGGCCATGAGATCTTAATCCTActttttcctatttttttgtttCTAGAATACCGCTAACGAGAAGGACCATAAACTTTCTGCTACAGTTGTCCCGTGATGTGATAAAATCTTTGACGATCGAATAAAAAATGATTATGATTAGCGCCACACGTATGGCATAAACACATGGCAACTCCAAACgttttttatggcaagtttagtgaCGCGAGTATGACAACTTTAGTTGTAAGAATGATAAATTTCTTTTCGGATGTCAAGTTTCAGTTTTTTTGTATACTAACTTCAGTTGTAAAATACGTCAGGGTGGTTTGCTTCGTGTCAtccgtgtggcacttatcatttgggaTAAAATATGCATGTCACGGCATTTGTTTTCCTTGAACTGTGGAACAAGTATGTCCTAACCTTTGCAATACCCTCAATACCTACCTATAAATGCCTAGTGCGTAGGCCGAGCCTCTTGCAAAGCGGCGAGCGCTCGATCTTCATTCAGTTGAGTAGTATAGAGGCCGACCGCTCTGTGCACGGTGACCAAAGGAGGCACGCATGGCAACACCCAAGGGGGTGAGGAGGAGCCTCGTATTGAGGACCCTGGAGCGGTGCAAGTCGGCGACAGGCCGGAGCGGCGGCGCAGCGTCGTCGTCTGTGGCTGGGTGCTTCTCGGTGTACGTCGGGCCGGAGCGTGAGCGGTTCGTGGTGCGCACGGACTGTGCCAACCACCCGCTGTTCCGGCGGCTCCTCGACGACGCCGAGCGCGAGTACGGGTACGCGTCGCAGGGCCCGCTCGCGCTGCCGTGCGACGTCGGCACGTTCCTCGACATCCTGTGGCAGATGGACCAcggacaccaccaccaccaccaccacgacggCAGTGCCGGCGGGGACGAGATCCCAAAGGCGGCGTCGCCCATATGCGGCTTGCTGCTGGCTAGCCGCGGCAAGTGCCGGGCCGCTGGGTACCGCCGGATGCTCAGCCGGGCGAAGACGTCGTTGGCCACTGGGAGCAGCTTCTCCCACGGTTCACACTTGGCAGAAGGAAATTAAGGACGCAGGTGCTTAACTAATAAACTTAGTGACCCTCATTTGGTCGTAGACTCATAGTCATACCACACCAAGCTCTGCGTTTTTCCTGATTAGTTGGAGATTCGCATACGTATTGTATACGGAAGTCTGCGTTCTATATATATTCCCTATAAATATCCACATGTTGACCTTGACCAATATAAGTTCGagtgacaagtaatatggatcgaagGAAATAGTAAGTTTGTAACACATAGTTCATGGTGTAAATTATTGACTTTTATATGGCATGGTTCTATCATCTAAACTACactttgaagaaaaattgcttattTATCACTTACATGCGCTCGCTTCCTTGTTAAATTTCAATTGAACAACCGCAAACATAAAATTTCAATTGAACAAACACGGGCCCCAGAGACGACCAAACAAAACCCATCGTGTTGAACAGTAGTACTCTCTccatcctaaaataagtgtctcaactttgtactagctttagtataaaattgtactaagcttgagacagttatttcggaacggagggagtgcatGGCAAGGCATGAAAGCAAGAAACATCCGCCGTAATAAGAGCCCAAGCACCAATAAGCTACGAAACAATCCTAACTCCAATACCATGACAACAACGGTGATAGCAGCTGAAGCACAAACACCGAGGAGACAAAACCACCATCAGCCATGAGATGACACCACATGCAGCAGACTAGATGCAACGTCGTCGAGCAACACCGTCGGACCATGAGGGGCGATGAGCACCAACCCGAAGGAAGCtagattgtctcaaaaaaaaagctAGAGGACACACGCGAGCATCCGGGATGAGGCCCACCACGACACGATCAAGGGAAGTAGACACATCACGGGCCGAAGCCAACCAAAGGCCCACACCTCCCACCACCGACGAACATGGAAAGTAGGAATAACAGGAGCCAAAGCAAGAGGGGCCATCAGGCCTCACAGCGACGACTAGAGGACGAGAGTAGAAAAAAAAAGCCCGAAAGTAGAAAAGGGTTTCCACCCAGTGAAATGAAATTCTAATGGTGTCGGTTTCTTCCGGATACAATCCCACCATCCATCCTTTTTTTGGATCCGTATCTGTAATAATCTGTGAATTGCTATACCCTTTAATGTAATACTATACACATATACAAAATGCCATCTTCTCTCTGCTATTCATCTACCTTGTTTCACCGACTCTATGCGTGTGGG
Proteins encoded:
- the LOC123097096 gene encoding auxin-responsive protein SAUR50-like, which encodes MATPKGVRRSLVLRTLERCKSATGRSGGAASSSVAGCFSVYVGPERERFVVRTDCANHPLFRRLLDDAEREYGYASQGPLALPCDVGTFLDILWQMDHGHHHHHHHDGSAGGDEIPKAASPICGLLLASRGKCRAAGYRRMLSRAKTSLATGSSFSHGSHLAEGN